The Campylobacter sp. RM10537 genome has a segment encoding these proteins:
- the prmC gene encoding peptide chain release factor N(5)-glutamine methyltransferase: MTIKEALNQAKSKLKGYENEATFILCEYLNKDKTWLFLNQDLNFDPKIYFQLIDRFNKGEPFEYIFEKVNFWGLDFKINKGVLIPRYDTEILLNQILNLCKTHQFKNILEIGFGSGILSIILAKELKINLTACDINPKALELAKKNAKIHGVEKQIDFKLCDFSTLKDNYDFIFSNPPYIKNSYPIDIWVQSEPKEALFGGEKGYEILEKIIQFAYSKKVKFIACEFGYDQKKVLNKILKKYHFSNLFFKDEAGHDRVFVAKFTQN; the protein is encoded by the coding sequence TTGACTATAAAAGAAGCCCTAAATCAAGCAAAATCTAAACTAAAAGGCTATGAAAATGAAGCTACTTTTATACTTTGTGAATATTTAAATAAAGATAAAACGTGGCTTTTTTTAAATCAGGATTTAAATTTTGATCCAAAAATATATTTTCAACTTATTGATCGATTTAACAAGGGAGAACCATTTGAATATATTTTTGAAAAAGTAAATTTTTGGGGATTAGATTTTAAAATAAATAAAGGTGTATTAATACCTAGATATGACACAGAAATATTATTGAATCAAATTTTAAATTTGTGCAAAACTCATCAATTTAAAAATATTTTAGAAATAGGATTTGGTAGTGGAATTTTAAGTATTATATTGGCCAAAGAGCTCAAAATCAATCTTACTGCTTGTGATATTAATCCCAAAGCACTAGAACTTGCTAAAAAAAATGCAAAAATTCATGGAGTAGAAAAACAAATCGATTTCAAACTTTGCGATTTTTCAACTTTAAAAGATAATTATGACTTTATTTTTTCAAATCCTCCCTATATTAAAAATTCCTATCCTATAGATATTTGGGTTCAAAGCGAACCTAAAGAAGCCTTATTTGGCGGAGAAAAAGGTTATGAAATTTTAGAGAAAATTATTCAGTTTGCTTACTCAAAAAAGGTAAAATTTATAGCTTGTGAATTTGGCTATGATCAAAAAAAAGTTTTAAATAAAATTTTAAAAAAATATCATTTTTCAAATTTATTTTTTAAAGACGAAGCTGGACATGATCGAGTTTTTGTTGCAAAATTTACTCAAAACTAA
- the flaC gene encoding flagellin produces the protein MMISDATMMQQNYYLNNAQKASDKALENIAAVRAISGVDSANLAIADSLRSQFSTIDQGIANAYDAIGVLQIADASLTNISQSADRLNELSVKMNNAALNDSQKNMLRTEATRIQDSINDSFNNATYNGKNVFQTMSFVVGNSTETTNLNSLSTAGLSIDNQDSITNFMDQLGSLRSEIGSGINAITSNINSSVQNSINTKAAENNLLNNDMAKNINDFNTNYLKENAAAFVAAQSNMQLQSKIANLLQ, from the coding sequence ATGATGATTTCCGATGCAACTATGATGCAACAAAATTATTATTTAAATAATGCTCAAAAAGCTAGTGATAAAGCCCTAGAAAATATTGCTGCTGTTCGTGCAATTAGTGGAGTTGATAGTGCAAATTTAGCTATTGCTGATTCTTTAAGATCTCAATTTAGCACAATAGATCAAGGAATCGCAAATGCTTATGATGCTATCGGTGTATTGCAAATTGCTGATGCTAGTTTAACAAATATTTCTCAAAGTGCCGATAGACTAAACGAGCTTTCAGTTAAAATGAATAATGCTGCCTTGAATGATTCTCAAAAGAATATGCTAAGAACAGAAGCTACAAGAATTCAAGATTCTATTAATGATTCTTTTAATAATGCAACTTATAATGGTAAAAATGTATTTCAAACTATGAGCTTTGTAGTAGGAAATAGTACTGAAACTACTAATCTAAATTCGCTTTCTACAGCAGGTCTTAGTATAGATAATCAAGATAGTATTACTAATTTTATGGATCAACTTGGCAGTCTTAGAAGCGAAATTGGTTCTGGTATCAACGCAATTACTTCAAATATTAATTCTAGTGTTCAAAATAGTATAAATACAAAAGCGGCTGAAAATAATCTTTTAAATAATGATATGGCTAAAAATATTAATGATTTTAACACTAACTATTTAAAAGAAAATGCGGCAGCTTTTGTAGCAGCTCAATCTAATATGCAATTACAAAGTAAAATTGCAAACTTATTACAATAA
- a CDS encoding YggS family pyridoxal phosphate-dependent enzyme, producing the protein MILKQILEKTKNIHLVAASKYTDSNTIKKFFNLGIVDFGENQVQALSQKKQELDKENLNIKWHFIGNLQSNKINLLIKQKPILWQSCNGLKIAQAVNQRLNYRLDTLLEINSAKEKNKNGIDLNRAIEEYLQIQEECPNLNLCGVMSIGANEQDQNQIIKSFEITFKIYEKLQKYGAKICSMGMSNDFELAIKCGSNMVRLGSILFKN; encoded by the coding sequence ATGATATTAAAACAAATTTTAGAAAAAACAAAAAATATTCATTTAGTTGCCGCAAGTAAATATACAGACTCTAATACAATTAAAAAATTTTTTAATCTTGGAATTGTAGATTTCGGAGAAAACCAAGTTCAAGCCTTGTCACAAAAAAAACAAGAGCTTGATAAAGAAAATTTAAATATTAAATGGCACTTTATAGGAAATTTACAAAGTAACAAAATTAATCTTTTAATTAAACAAAAACCTATTCTTTGGCAATCCTGCAATGGTTTAAAAATCGCTCAAGCTGTAAATCAAAGACTTAATTATAGACTTGATACTTTACTTGAAATCAACAGTGCTAAAGAAAAAAATAAAAATGGAATTGACTTAAATAGAGCAATAGAAGAATATTTACAAATTCAAGAAGAGTGCCCAAATTTAAATCTTTGCGGTGTTATGAGTATAGGTGCTAATGAACAAGATCAAAATCAAATAATAAAAAGCTTTGAAATTACATTTAAAATTTATGAAAAATTACAAAAATATGGTGCAAAAATTTGTTCTATGGGGATGAGTAATGATTTTGAGCTCGCAATCAAATGCGGCTCAAATATGGTTAGATTAGGAAGTATTTTATTTAAAAATTAA
- the rplS gene encoding 50S ribosomal protein L19: MKNKYIEQFEAKQIEGKNVPEFRAGDTLKLAIRIKEGDKTRIQNFEGVCIARRGNGVSETFIVRKIGANNVGVERIFPIYSESLESITVLRKGRVRRARLFYLRDRRGKAARIKELKK, from the coding sequence ATGAAAAACAAATACATAGAACAATTTGAAGCTAAGCAAATTGAGGGTAAAAATGTTCCAGAATTTCGTGCTGGAGATACTTTAAAGCTTGCAATTCGTATTAAAGAAGGCGATAAAACAAGAATTCAAAATTTTGAAGGCGTTTGTATCGCTAGAAGAGGCAATGGAGTAAGTGAAACTTTTATTGTTCGTAAAATTGGTGCTAATAATGTAGGCGTTGAAAGAATTTTCCCAATTTATAGTGAAAGCTTAGAGAGTATTACTGTGCTAAGAAAAGGCCGTGTTCGTCGTGCAAGATTATTTTATCTTAGAGATAGACGTGGGAAAGCAGCTCGCATTAAAGAACTTAAAAAATAA
- a CDS encoding molybdenum cofactor biosynthesis protein has protein sequence MFNKKAPQKQNLKNKISFNDVILDDRLFDFTRKIQKISKDEASASLLARQLSKLIKANR, from the coding sequence ATGTTCAATAAAAAAGCACCCCAAAAACAAAATTTAAAAAATAAAATTTCATTTAATGATGTTATTTTAGATGATAGGCTTTTTGATTTTACCCGTAAAATTCAAAAAATAAGTAAAGATGAAGCCAGTGCAAGTTTACTAGCTAGACAACTTAGTAAACTTATTAAGGCCAATCGATAA
- the dnaE gene encoding DNA polymerase III subunit alpha, with protein MSQFTHLHLHTEYSLLDGANKLKELADTLKEQGVTSVAMTDHGNMFGAIDFYQTMKSRGIKPIIGLEAYLHNHDDISDKSSRQRFHLCLYAKNEIGYQNLMYLSSQSYIHGLYYYPRINKKILEKHSEGLICSSACLQGEINWHLNIQSQRNARFGAKGYDSAKEAALWYKDIFKDDFYLEIMRHGIYDQRCIDDDIIRLSKELNIKIIATNDTHYTFKERAAAHEVFMCIAMGKKLNDPDRMRHSVHEFYVKTPQQMAELFLDIPEAIENTQEVAQKCNLELNLGNPTPPNFKFTREYAKEHNLQLKDEKKEFSFDNDDIVFEYLCNKGLEERLKFIDQDRHKDYKERLQREIEIIKNMKFSGYMLIVHDFIAVAKSKGIPVGPGRGSAAGSLVAYCLKITDLDPLPYSLLFERFLNPERVSMPDIDVDFCQDRRGEVIDYVIDKYGSDKVAQVITFGKLLARGVIRDVARVCDMSIPDADELAKLIPEELKITLDSAYEKEPKIKEFIDRHPKGHEVWEYAKALEGLNRNAGMHAAGVVISNESLWKKTPLFRQSKNDERHLVTQYSKDHLEDVDLIKFDFLGLKTLTVINNAINLIKKRYNKEIIWESIDVNDPKVYKTIQSGNTLGIFQIESDGMQSLNARLKPERFEDLIAVLALYRPGPMESGMLDDFIDRKHGLKDIKYPFDVLKEVLEPTYGVIVYQEQVMQIVQIIGGFSLGGADVVRRAMGKKDPEKMKKLKDEFADGAEKQGYNRKEAEDLWELILKFAGYGFNKSHSAAYALITFQTAYLKTYYPSEFMAALLTSEENNVTKIAVYIDEMKKMNIKLLPPSINKAIREFSAIEQEDGKDAIVYGLGAIKSVGIPAVENLIEARESGEFKDINDFLGKIEPSKINKRALESLIKAGAFDEFGYTRKCLFDNLENLSEGSRKMAEVRKNAASSLFGEEELSSGLQANFIVKNDEFEIMEKLDFEKEILGIYVSGHPLDRFYEEFKDLDYVKSIDFSSLKGSGEILSIGKIEGFKTMMSKNNKRYGKLEILDFYSAFDVTVFESNIEELDNILKDEELKNRAYGFLLSYKSDEGKVDSFALRSIKKIEELKEGDFKAIKKFSTKKIIKENKDFTEEPKEFEKNIIELDISKLNRELIYEIHDIARNAHNPNEKGNRKLVLKIISAGSCLLYHTDFIISENISQKIIEKYAG; from the coding sequence ATGAGTCAATTTACCCATCTTCATTTGCATACCGAATATTCCTTACTTGATGGCGCTAATAAATTAAAAGAATTAGCAGATACCTTAAAAGAACAAGGAGTTACAAGCGTTGCTATGACAGATCATGGCAATATGTTTGGAGCTATTGATTTTTATCAAACGATGAAATCAAGAGGTATTAAACCGATTATAGGCTTAGAAGCGTATTTGCACAATCATGATGATATAAGCGATAAAAGCTCTAGGCAGCGTTTTCATCTTTGTTTGTATGCTAAAAATGAAATAGGTTATCAAAATTTAATGTACTTAAGTTCTCAAAGTTATATTCATGGGCTTTATTATTATCCACGTATTAATAAAAAAATCTTAGAAAAACATAGCGAAGGACTTATTTGTTCATCAGCTTGTTTACAAGGCGAGATTAATTGGCATTTAAATATCCAAAGTCAAAGAAATGCTCGTTTTGGTGCAAAAGGATATGATAGCGCTAAAGAAGCAGCACTGTGGTATAAAGATATTTTTAAAGACGATTTTTATTTAGAAATTATGAGACATGGTATTTATGATCAAAGATGTATCGATGATGATATTATAAGATTATCTAAAGAATTAAATATAAAAATTATAGCTACAAATGATACACATTATACTTTTAAAGAAAGAGCCGCAGCGCATGAAGTTTTTATGTGTATAGCAATGGGAAAGAAATTAAATGATCCTGATCGTATGCGTCATAGTGTGCATGAATTTTATGTAAAAACCCCTCAGCAAATGGCAGAACTTTTTTTAGATATCCCAGAAGCAATAGAAAATACACAAGAAGTAGCACAAAAGTGCAATTTGGAATTAAATTTAGGAAATCCAACTCCACCTAATTTTAAATTTACTAGAGAATATGCCAAAGAACACAACTTACAATTAAAAGATGAAAAGAAAGAATTTAGTTTTGATAATGATGATATTGTTTTTGAATACCTTTGCAATAAAGGTTTAGAAGAAAGATTAAAATTTATAGATCAAGATAGACACAAAGATTACAAAGAGAGATTACAAAGAGAGATTGAAATCATTAAAAATATGAAATTTTCAGGCTATATGCTTATTGTTCATGATTTTATAGCTGTTGCTAAAAGTAAAGGTATTCCAGTGGGACCAGGGAGAGGTTCTGCTGCCGGGAGTTTAGTGGCTTATTGTTTAAAAATCACAGATTTAGATCCTTTGCCTTATAGTTTGCTTTTTGAGCGTTTTTTAAATCCAGAGCGTGTTTCTATGCCAGATATTGACGTTGATTTTTGTCAGGATAGACGCGGTGAAGTTATTGATTATGTAATTGATAAATATGGTTCTGATAAAGTTGCACAAGTTATAACTTTTGGTAAGTTGTTGGCACGCGGAGTAATTAGAGATGTTGCTAGAGTATGTGATATGAGTATTCCTGATGCTGATGAGCTTGCTAAACTTATCCCTGAAGAGCTTAAAATTACTTTAGATAGTGCTTATGAAAAAGAGCCAAAAATCAAAGAATTTATTGATAGACACCCTAAGGGACATGAAGTTTGGGAATATGCAAAAGCCTTAGAAGGGCTTAATAGAAACGCAGGAATGCATGCAGCAGGCGTTGTTATTTCTAATGAAAGTTTATGGAAAAAAACTCCTCTTTTTAGGCAAAGCAAAAATGATGAAAGACATTTAGTAACACAGTATTCTAAGGATCATTTGGAAGATGTTGATTTGATTAAATTTGATTTTTTGGGTCTTAAAACTTTAACTGTTATTAATAATGCTATCAATCTTATAAAAAAGCGTTATAATAAAGAGATAATTTGGGAGAGTATTGATGTAAATGATCCAAAGGTTTATAAAACCATACAAAGTGGAAATACTTTGGGAATTTTTCAAATAGAATCAGATGGTATGCAGAGCTTAAATGCAAGACTTAAGCCAGAAAGATTTGAGGATTTAATTGCGGTGCTGGCTCTGTATCGTCCAGGACCTATGGAATCTGGAATGCTTGATGATTTTATTGATAGAAAACACGGTTTAAAAGATATAAAATATCCTTTTGATGTTTTAAAAGAAGTTCTAGAACCAACTTATGGGGTTATAGTTTATCAAGAACAAGTTATGCAAATAGTCCAAATTATCGGTGGATTTTCTCTAGGTGGAGCAGATGTTGTACGCCGTGCCATGGGTAAAAAAGATCCTGAAAAAATGAAAAAATTAAAAGACGAATTTGCAGATGGAGCTGAAAAACAAGGATATAATAGAAAAGAAGCCGAAGATCTTTGGGAACTTATTTTAAAATTTGCTGGATACGGTTTTAATAAGTCGCATTCTGCAGCTTATGCTCTCATTACATTTCAAACTGCTTATTTGAAAACTTATTATCCTAGTGAATTTATGGCTGCACTTTTAACAAGTGAAGAAAATAATGTTACTAAAATTGCTGTTTATATAGATGAGATGAAAAAAATGAATATTAAACTTTTGCCACCTTCTATTAATAAGGCTATACGTGAATTTAGCGCTATAGAACAAGAAGATGGAAAAGATGCGATTGTTTATGGTTTAGGAGCGATTAAAAGTGTAGGAATTCCAGCAGTTGAAAATTTAATTGAAGCTAGAGAAAGTGGAGAATTTAAAGATATTAATGATTTTTTAGGCAAGATAGAACCTTCGAAAATTAATAAAAGAGCATTAGAAAGTCTCATTAAAGCCGGTGCTTTTGATGAATTTGGCTATACACGTAAATGTTTATTTGATAATTTAGAAAACCTTTCAGAAGGTTCAAGGAAAATGGCTGAAGTAAGAAAAAATGCAGCAAGCTCACTTTTTGGAGAAGAAGAGCTTTCTAGTGGTTTACAAGCGAATTTCATTGTTAAAAATGATGAATTTGAAATCATGGAAAAACTTGATTTTGAAAAAGAAATTCTAGGAATTTATGTTTCAGGACATCCTTTAGATCGTTTTTATGAAGAGTTCAAGGATTTAGATTATGTAAAAAGTATAGATTTTTCATCGCTTAAGGGTAGTGGAGAAATATTGAGTATCGGAAAGATAGAAGGTTTTAAAACCATGATGAGTAAAAATAATAAACGTTATGGTAAGCTTGAAATTTTAGATTTTTATTCCGCCTTCGATGTAACTGTTTTTGAATCTAATATAGAAGAATTGGACAATATTTTAAAAGATGAGGAATTAAAAAACAGGGCTTATGGATTTTTATTGAGTTATAAATCTGATGAAGGTAAGGTTGATAGTTTCGCTTTAAGATCAATTAAAAAGATAGAGGAACTTAAAGAGGGAGATTTTAAGGCAATTAAGAAATTTTCGACTAAAAAAATAATTAAAGAAAATAAAGATTTTACCGAAGAACCTAAAGAATTTGAAAAAAATATTATTGAACTTGATATTTCTAAATTAAATCGTGAATTAATTTATGAAATTCATGATATAGCAAGAAATGCACACAATCCAAATGAAAAAGGGAATCGAAAACTTGTTTTAAAAATTATTAGTGCTGGTTCTTGTTTGCTTTATCATACTGATTTTATTATTTCTGAAAATATAAGTCAAAAGATTATTGAAAAATATGCCGGATGA
- the uraH gene encoding hydroxyisourate hydrolase, giving the protein MFSVKKIIAFLVISAPLLLSAAQYQLSTHVLDIVSGKPAPKVKVELYKMEKNQKWKKIGEEFTKDDGRIGDFLPYNEPENRVNGIYKLKFYTKDYYMSHKIDTFYPFIEVSFELSKDQKHYHVPITLSPFGYSTYRGS; this is encoded by the coding sequence ATGTTTTCGGTTAAAAAAATTATTGCATTTTTGGTTATTAGCGCTCCATTGCTTTTAAGTGCTGCACAGTATCAGCTCAGTACTCATGTTTTGGATATTGTTTCTGGAAAACCAGCACCTAAAGTTAAAGTAGAACTTTACAAAATGGAAAAAAATCAAAAATGGAAAAAAATAGGTGAAGAATTTACAAAAGATGATGGAAGAATAGGTGATTTTTTACCCTACAATGAACCAGAAAATAGAGTAAATGGAATTTATAAGCTTAAATTCTACACTAAAGATTATTATATGTCTCATAAAATTGATACATTTTATCCCTTTATAGAGGTTAGTTTTGAGCTTTCCAAAGATCAAAAACATTATCATGTTCCAATAACTCTTTCACCGTTTGGATATTCTACTTATAGAGGAAGTTGA
- a CDS encoding M48 family metallopeptidase, whose amino-acid sequence MILIAILFLYTAILSFISYQQICFLKQEKQKKAEILDENDYKKAANIAIENEKFKFFSNLYSFFINTIWLSFGFYFLKNFIIQENSRFENTLFLLIFLIIISIANLPVSFYEHFVKDKAHGFSNMTLKIFIQDNIKSILLTIIFGFLIIYALLFCYDFFKSLWWIAAFIFSFFVILLINIIYPTLIAPIFNKIQKLEDENLQNKISSLMQKCGFNANGIYVMDASKRDKRLNAYFGGLFKNKRVVLFDTLLKALNERELLAVLGHELGHFVHKDIIKNLFSSAFMMLLLFFIFAHLPKILYTQTHLDNISAGVFALLLIFGNVFSFIISPLINFLSRKNEFAADLHGAKVTNKEDMKNALMALARENKAFIKTSKIYSFFYLSHPSIYDRIKALS is encoded by the coding sequence ATGATTTTAATTGCAATTTTATTTCTTTATACAGCTATATTATCTTTTATTTCTTATCAGCAAATTTGTTTTTTAAAGCAAGAAAAGCAGAAAAAAGCAGAGATTTTAGATGAAAATGATTATAAAAAAGCAGCTAATATTGCTATAGAAAATGAAAAATTTAAATTTTTTTCCAATTTATATTCATTTTTTATCAATACCATTTGGCTTAGTTTTGGTTTTTATTTTCTTAAAAATTTTATTATTCAAGAAAATTCTCGTTTTGAAAACACTTTATTCTTATTAATATTTTTAATTATAATAAGTATTGCAAATTTGCCAGTTAGTTTTTATGAACATTTTGTAAAAGATAAAGCTCACGGATTTTCAAATATGACTTTAAAAATTTTCATCCAAGATAATATAAAAAGCATACTCTTAACCATAATATTTGGTTTTTTAATCATCTACGCTTTGCTTTTTTGTTATGATTTTTTTAAATCATTATGGTGGATTGCTGCGTTTATATTCTCATTTTTTGTTATTTTGCTTATAAATATCATTTATCCTACTCTCATAGCTCCCATATTTAATAAAATTCAAAAATTAGAAGATGAAAATTTACAAAATAAAATTTCTTCCTTAATGCAAAAATGTGGTTTTAATGCAAATGGAATTTATGTTATGGATGCAAGCAAAAGAGACAAACGTTTAAATGCTTATTTTGGAGGACTTTTTAAAAATAAAAGAGTTGTGCTTTTTGATACCCTATTAAAAGCGCTTAATGAAAGGGAACTTTTAGCTGTTTTAGGCCATGAACTTGGACACTTTGTTCACAAAGATATTATAAAAAATCTATTTAGCAGTGCTTTTATGATGCTTTTGCTTTTCTTCATTTTTGCGCATTTACCAAAAATTTTATACACACAAACACATCTAGACAATATTAGTGCTGGAGTTTTTGCTCTTTTGTTAATTTTTGGTAATGTATTTAGTTTTATTATTTCACCTTTGATTAATTTTTTAAGTAGAAAAAATGAATTTGCAGCTGATTTACATGGAGCCAAAGTCACCAATAAAGAAGATATGAAGAATGCTTTAATGGCTTTAGCAAGAGAGAATAAAGCTTTTATTAAAACAAGTAAAATTTATAGTTTTTTTTATCTTAGTCATCCAAGCATTTATGATAGAATTAAGGCTCTTTCTTGA
- a CDS encoding class II 3-deoxy-7-phosphoheptulonate synthase → MKWNINSWRKYPAKQQPVYPNRQDLDKVLSKLQKLPPLVFAGEVKALQNDLIKVSRGEAFLLQGGDCAESFKNFGAINIRDMFKILLQMAIVLTFAGGCPIVKIGRIAGQFAKPRSSDFEELNGIRLPNYRGDIINDFKFDKESRIPDPKRMLEAYYQSATTLNLLRGFAKGGLADLREVHRWNLGFLKKNKLYEKYAHMSEKISEALNFIEACGINIQDTSTLKEVNIYTSHEALLLPYEESLTRIDSLSGEIYDCSAHMLWLGERTRSINEAHVHFLSGIKNPLGVKIGPNANAEDICALAHSLNPKNEEGRLNIIIRMGAEKIVQNLPKIFTKLKREGINLIYSIDPMHGNTTKIGNYKTREFDKIIQELKSFFEIAHSEGIYPGGVHLEMTGQNVTECIGGASNITQQKLNKRYETQCDPRLNADQALELAFLIADLLKRNKKC, encoded by the coding sequence ATGAAATGGAATATTAACTCTTGGAGAAAATATCCTGCAAAACAGCAACCTGTTTATCCAAATCGACAAGATTTGGATAAAGTTCTATCTAAACTCCAAAAATTACCACCTTTAGTATTTGCAGGTGAAGTTAAAGCTCTTCAAAATGACTTAATTAAAGTTTCACGAGGTGAAGCTTTTTTGCTTCAAGGTGGAGATTGTGCTGAAAGTTTTAAAAATTTTGGTGCTATTAATATACGCGATATGTTTAAAATTTTACTTCAAATGGCTATAGTTTTGACTTTTGCCGGCGGATGCCCTATTGTTAAGATCGGACGTATAGCGGGACAATTTGCAAAACCTAGAAGTAGTGATTTTGAAGAATTAAATGGAATAAGACTTCCTAATTATCGAGGGGATATTATCAATGATTTTAAATTTGATAAAGAATCAAGAATTCCTGATCCTAAGAGAATGTTAGAGGCTTATTATCAAAGTGCTACAACTTTAAATTTGTTACGTGGATTTGCTAAGGGTGGTTTAGCTGATTTACGTGAAGTTCATCGCTGGAATTTAGGTTTTTTAAAAAAAAATAAATTATATGAAAAATATGCACATATGAGTGAAAAAATTTCTGAAGCTTTAAATTTTATAGAAGCTTGTGGTATTAATATACAAGATACATCTACGCTTAAAGAAGTTAATATTTATACTTCTCATGAAGCTTTGCTTTTGCCTTATGAGGAATCTTTAACAAGAATAGATAGTTTAAGTGGAGAAATTTATGATTGTTCTGCTCATATGTTATGGTTGGGAGAAAGAACAAGATCTATTAATGAAGCGCATGTTCATTTTTTAAGCGGAATAAAAAATCCTTTAGGGGTAAAAATAGGACCCAATGCTAATGCCGAAGATATTTGTGCTTTAGCTCATTCTTTAAATCCAAAAAATGAAGAGGGTAGGTTAAATATTATCATTAGAATGGGTGCTGAAAAAATAGTCCAAAATTTACCTAAGATATTTACTAAACTTAAAAGAGAAGGAATTAATTTAATCTATAGTATTGATCCTATGCATGGTAATACTACAAAAATAGGAAATTATAAAACTAGAGAATTTGATAAAATTATTCAAGAGCTTAAATCTTTTTTTGAAATTGCTCATAGCGAAGGAATTTATCCAGGAGGAGTTCATCTTGAGATGACAGGACAAAATGTTACAGAATGTATAGGCGGTGCTTCGAATATTACTCAGCAAAAATTAAATAAGCGTTATGAAACCCAATGTGATCCAAGATTAAATGCTGATCAAGCTTTAGAGCTCGCATTTTTAATCGCAGATTTATTAAAAAGGAACAAGAAATGTTAA
- a CDS encoding arsenate reductase family protein, translating to MLNFYGIKNCNSVKKSQEFLKNEKIEFEFFDIKKLDEKTFDFWIGQRNIIDFVNTAGITAKKIGLNKEMLTYLSKDELKQVILNNPSCIKRPVIEFQGKIYIGKEYESLK from the coding sequence ATGTTAAATTTTTATGGGATAAAAAATTGTAATAGTGTTAAAAAATCTCAAGAATTTCTTAAAAATGAAAAAATCGAATTTGAATTTTTTGATATTAAAAAACTTGATGAAAAAACTTTTGATTTTTGGATAGGGCAAAGAAATATTATTGATTTTGTAAATACAGCAGGTATCACTGCTAAGAAGATTGGATTAAATAAGGAAATGCTTACTTATTTAAGCAAAGATGAGTTAAAACAAGTGATATTAAATAACCCAAGTTGTATTAAACGCCCAGTAATAGAATTTCAAGGCAAAATTTATATCGGAAAAGAATATGAATCTTTAAAATAA
- a CDS encoding SelT/SelW/SelH family (seleno)protein, giving the protein MRVKIIYCNLUNYRPQAARVAEELKNNFKNIHIEFEIGNKGDFIVEVDSKIIFSKMDLINCENERFPYEKEISDLINKM; this is encoded by the coding sequence GTGCGAGTAAAAATTATTTATTGTAATCTTTGAAACTATCGTCCTCAAGCTGCACGTGTTGCAGAAGAATTAAAAAATAATTTTAAAAATATCCATATTGAATTTGAAATTGGCAACAAGGGCGATTTTATTGTAGAGGTTGATTCAAAAATAATCTTTTCAAAAATGGATCTTATAAATTGTGAAAATGAAAGATTTCCATATGAAAAAGAAATATCAGATTTGATTAACAAAATGTAA
- a CDS encoding DUF4149 domain-containing protein, whose protein sequence is MKAVNLFLLAAMIGIELILGVIVAPIIFYPKNFLGDGILNHYQSGILMTQIFIKMGYLLLIVSSINILFEVFFYFKEKINFKIKFSKLILSLIILILSLIFVFHFTEQIISMQKLGEQATISNKFSSIHSASEITLKIILISQVFLYFLSFKIDKK, encoded by the coding sequence ATGAAAGCTGTTAATTTATTTTTACTTGCTGCTATGATAGGCATAGAGCTTATACTTGGGGTGATTGTCGCACCTATTATTTTTTATCCTAAAAATTTTCTTGGAGATGGAATTTTAAATCATTACCAAAGTGGAATTTTAATGACGCAAATTTTCATAAAAATGGGATATTTGCTACTTATTGTTTCAAGTATAAATATTTTATTTGAAGTTTTTTTCTATTTTAAAGAAAAAATTAATTTTAAAATTAAATTTTCAAAATTAATTTTAAGTTTAATTATTTTAATTTTAAGTTTAATTTTTGTATTTCATTTTACTGAACAAATTATCTCGATGCAAAAATTAGGTGAACAAGCAACTATTAGCAATAAATTTTCTAGCATACATAGCGCAAGCGAAATTACTTTAAAAATAATTCTAATATCTCAAGTATTTTTATATTTTTTAAGTTTTAAAATAGACAAAAAATGA